One window from the genome of Dermacentor silvarum isolate Dsil-2018 chromosome 7, BIME_Dsil_1.4, whole genome shotgun sequence encodes:
- the LOC119458682 gene encoding uncharacterized protein LOC119458682, which translates to MYFRCLNGSDYDRGEWIFVQRGRDSPQPGQGSCRRWQPDRVCARDSPAHFRKRRDCVQTCEVRRDKRCLALVTEQFLRPCSESSHDSPRRFWYYDRVQRVCARWAPAITCAYNAFRSIGQCKILCMLPHHGD; encoded by the exons ATGTACTTTCGCTGCCTCAACGGCTCGGACTACGATCGTGGCGAGTGGATCTTCGTCCAGCGGGGAAGAGACTCGCCTCAGCCGGGCCAGGGCTCGTGCCGACGCTGGCAGCCAGACAGGGTCTGCGCCCGGGACTCGCCGGCGCACTTCCGCAAACGCCGGGACTGTGTACAGACCTGCGAGG TGCGCAGGGACAAGCGCTGCCTGGCGCTGGTCACGGAGCAATTCCTACGGCCCTGCTCCGAGTCGTCGCACGACAGCCCGCGCCGGTTCTGGTACTACGACCGCGTGCAGCGCGTCTGTGCCCGGTGGGCGCCCGCCATCACGTGCGCTTACAACGCCTTCCGCTCGATTGGCCAGTGCAAGATACTCTGCATGCTGCCGCACCACGGTGACTAA